The following proteins are encoded in a genomic region of Xanthomonas citri pv. mangiferaeindicae:
- a CDS encoding TonB-dependent receptor, producing MPAHPLHLALMAALSSGAAHAQSVDTTMGALHVHQARGQLTAHEVLTSVDVLGAERIEDQTVAQSWELLGQMPGMQLTETRQGAESGKVSFRAFNGEGYLNAIKTLIDGIPSNVNSGNQRFIDMLFPLEIDYIEVVRGTNDPRYGLHNIGGNINFGTRQGGTYTDARLTYGSFATRQAQLAVGRERGDVAQNYFVGVQASDGYRDHDHSDKYALGGKWFYGSLEDGMRIGLTARAYRHQADEPGFMTADELQAARRHSAPRNAHDGDDRSMRQFGLHMDLALTEALVLGTKLYHNRYHDDRRITFSDVPTGNAPRQRRVWDETQSGLLATLTWAAHPALTLEAGANHEQQHNGYVRERFAYSLPTDFEAAPARIQNDDHHTFNNVGAYLQAIWQPAASLKIVPAYRIDRFDGATQLPGGVRAPLQDYGTIGQPKLSVVYGLDADTNLYANWGRTFQVLTGSTSPAYLTPGQATMRPSTNTGMEAGLRFSPFAGTRGRLAVWQQDAENEISNMPATGTTVVLGKTRRRGVDLQFDAQIGEHWTLWASHAYQEAKIERDGRAPGVSIEGNEVAATPRTISNLGLDYRATDALQFGLQGRAQGDYYLEERNLTDKFGGFAVLDLSAKLRLTPRTSVDVQLRNVTGREYVYAWYDSFFWEEARPMFSPSAGRSAFVSVTVRL from the coding sequence ATGCCCGCCCACCCCCTGCATCTCGCCCTGATGGCCGCCCTGTCGAGCGGCGCCGCCCACGCCCAATCGGTCGACACCACGATGGGCGCCCTGCATGTACACCAGGCCCGCGGGCAGCTGACCGCACACGAAGTGCTGACCTCGGTCGACGTGCTCGGCGCCGAACGCATCGAAGACCAGACCGTGGCGCAGAGCTGGGAACTGCTCGGCCAGATGCCGGGCATGCAGCTCACCGAGACCCGCCAGGGCGCCGAGTCGGGCAAGGTCAGCTTCCGTGCGTTCAATGGCGAGGGCTATCTCAACGCCATCAAGACCCTGATCGACGGCATCCCGAGCAACGTCAACAGCGGCAACCAGCGCTTCATCGACATGCTGTTTCCGCTGGAGATCGACTACATCGAAGTCGTGCGCGGCACCAACGACCCGCGCTACGGCCTGCACAACATCGGCGGCAACATCAACTTCGGCACGCGTCAGGGCGGCACCTACACCGATGCCCGGCTGACCTACGGCAGCTTCGCCACCCGCCAGGCACAGCTCGCCGTGGGCCGCGAGCGGGGCGACGTCGCGCAGAACTACTTCGTCGGCGTCCAGGCCTCGGACGGCTATCGCGACCACGACCACTCGGACAAGTACGCACTGGGCGGCAAATGGTTCTACGGCAGCCTCGAGGACGGCATGCGCATCGGCCTCACCGCACGTGCCTACCGCCACCAGGCCGACGAACCCGGCTTCATGACCGCAGACGAACTGCAGGCCGCCCGCCGGCACTCGGCGCCGCGCAATGCCCATGACGGCGACGACCGCAGCATGCGCCAGTTCGGCCTGCACATGGACCTCGCCCTGACGGAAGCACTGGTGCTGGGCACCAAGCTCTACCACAACCGCTACCACGACGACCGCCGCATTACCTTCAGCGACGTGCCCACCGGCAACGCCCCGCGCCAACGCCGCGTCTGGGACGAAACGCAATCGGGCCTGCTCGCCACACTCACCTGGGCGGCCCACCCGGCCCTTACCCTCGAAGCCGGCGCGAACCACGAGCAGCAGCACAACGGCTACGTGCGCGAACGCTTCGCCTACAGCCTGCCGACCGACTTCGAGGCCGCACCCGCACGCATCCAGAACGACGACCACCACACCTTCAACAACGTAGGCGCGTACCTGCAGGCGATCTGGCAACCGGCCGCGTCCTTGAAGATCGTGCCGGCCTATCGCATCGACCGCTTCGACGGCGCCACCCAACTGCCCGGCGGCGTGCGCGCCCCATTGCAGGACTACGGCACGATCGGCCAGCCCAAGCTCAGCGTGGTCTACGGGCTCGATGCCGACACCAACCTCTATGCCAACTGGGGCCGCACCTTCCAGGTGCTCACCGGCAGCACGTCACCGGCCTACCTCACGCCCGGGCAAGCAACGATGCGGCCCTCCACCAACACCGGCATGGAGGCCGGCCTGCGCTTCAGCCCATTCGCCGGCACCCGTGGGCGCCTGGCGGTGTGGCAGCAGGATGCCGAGAACGAAATCTCCAACATGCCCGCCACCGGCACCACCGTGGTGCTGGGCAAGACCCGCCGACGCGGCGTGGATTTGCAGTTCGATGCGCAGATCGGCGAACACTGGACCCTGTGGGCCTCGCACGCCTACCAGGAGGCGAAGATCGAACGCGACGGCCGCGCACCGGGCGTGTCGATCGAGGGCAACGAAGTCGCCGCGACGCCCCGCACCATCAGCAACCTCGGCCTCGACTATCGCGCCACCGATGCGCTGCAGTTCGGGCTGCAAGGCCGGGCGCAAGGCGACTACTACCTCGAAGAGCGGAACCTCACCGACAAGTTCGGCGGCTTCGCAGTGCTGGATCTGAGCGCCAAGCTCCGGCTCACCCCGCGCACCAGCGTGGACGTGCAGCTCCGCAACGTCACCGGACGCGAGTACGTCTACGCCTGGTATGACAGCTTCTTCTGGGAAGAGGCCCGGCCCATGTTCTCGCCATCGGCGGGGCGGAGTGCGTTTGTATCGGTGACGGTGAGGCTGTAA
- a CDS encoding ligand-gated channel, with protein MLRSIPFGLLSARGAPCAFRSSVPLAGLMALALSPSALAQSRPHSDRSPTTLDALQVRGQRLHALDTPQQTGSRLDLTQRETPASLQVIDREEIACRGARTTREALALAQGAMVGNVPGNPAVVTLRGFSGNTVSVLHDGVRLGASTFVTRDLDTWSLERVEVLRGPASVLYGEGAMGGAINLVTRRPSTDGTAIDGMFGIGSFGTRRAGLGLNQPVSDTLAVRLDAGGLRADSLYDIERNAVETSTLSASAAWTPREALSMLLSWQHAQDKSTGTYQGAPMIAIEDAIAPSRVVRSADGLVIDRATRHTNYNPIGAYSGARSNLLRWNTTLALSPTWQLRNDLAHYRADRDFVYSDDWRYDRSTGLYARGVQRVFHDHRFWNERLALAYDGPLAGRRNRFTIGVEINDTNFVNPRQSGATTPVTPIDPVLGTFPGADSAAYTSDQIFRTGLRTHAVFLEDAFNLTPRWLLVGGVRYERIDLDRSIDDRISGTRTTFAPRYTPLSWRLGSVFDLRDHLQLYGQVSTSASPVSSMLTLQTASGRFDLTDARAAEVGLKVEAWEARLSLTAAAYRIERDGILTRDPANPMISVQGGRQSSQGLELAADLQATRGLRLEASTTWGRARFDELIEAGGADRRGKRPSNVPNGTASLAATYRFATMPLSLGASGHHVGGFYTDNANTYYVRGRTTFDAWAGYDWPRVSLALRVRNAGDALYGEYSGYPATHVYLGAPRSVEMTLRTRF; from the coding sequence ATGCTTCGTTCCATCCCGTTCGGGCTGCTGTCAGCCCGCGGCGCGCCGTGCGCCTTTCGATCGTCGGTTCCGCTCGCCGGGCTGATGGCCCTTGCGCTGTCGCCCTCCGCGCTGGCGCAATCGCGCCCGCACTCCGATCGCTCGCCCACCACGCTCGATGCCTTGCAGGTCCGCGGTCAGCGCTTGCACGCACTCGACACGCCCCAACAGACCGGCAGCCGCCTCGACCTGACCCAGCGCGAGACGCCGGCCTCGCTGCAGGTGATCGACCGCGAGGAGATCGCGTGCCGGGGCGCTCGCACCACCCGCGAGGCTCTCGCGCTGGCGCAGGGCGCGATGGTCGGCAACGTGCCTGGCAATCCCGCGGTCGTGACCCTGCGCGGTTTCAGCGGCAACACCGTCTCGGTGCTGCACGACGGCGTGCGCCTGGGCGCATCGACCTTCGTTACCCGCGATCTCGACACCTGGTCACTGGAACGCGTGGAGGTCCTGCGCGGCCCGGCCTCGGTGCTGTACGGCGAAGGCGCGATGGGCGGCGCGATCAACCTGGTCACGCGTCGGCCCAGCACAGACGGCACCGCGATCGACGGCATGTTCGGTATTGGCAGCTTCGGCACGCGCCGCGCCGGACTGGGCCTCAATCAACCGGTCTCCGACACGCTCGCGGTTCGGCTCGACGCCGGTGGACTGCGCGCCGACAGTCTCTACGACATCGAGCGCAACGCGGTCGAGACGTCCACGTTGTCGGCGAGTGCGGCATGGACGCCGCGCGAGGCGCTGTCGATGCTGCTCTCCTGGCAACACGCGCAGGACAAGAGCACCGGCACCTATCAGGGCGCGCCGATGATCGCCATCGAAGACGCGATCGCGCCATCGCGCGTGGTGCGCAGTGCCGATGGCCTGGTGATCGACCGCGCCACCCGCCACACCAACTACAACCCGATCGGCGCCTACAGCGGCGCTCGCAGCAACCTGCTGCGCTGGAACACCACACTCGCGCTGTCGCCGACTTGGCAATTGCGCAACGACCTGGCGCATTACCGCGCCGATCGCGACTTCGTCTATTCCGACGACTGGCGCTACGACCGCAGCACCGGCCTCTACGCCCGCGGCGTGCAGCGCGTCTTCCACGATCACCGTTTCTGGAATGAGCGGCTGGCCCTCGCCTACGACGGCCCGCTTGCGGGGCGGCGTAATCGCTTCACCATCGGTGTGGAGATCAACGACACCAACTTCGTCAATCCACGCCAGAGCGGCGCCACCACGCCGGTCACGCCGATCGACCCAGTGCTGGGCACATTCCCCGGCGCCGACTCGGCCGCCTATACCAGCGACCAGATCTTCCGGACCGGGCTGCGCACGCATGCGGTGTTCCTGGAAGACGCCTTCAACCTCACGCCGCGCTGGCTGCTGGTCGGCGGGGTGCGCTATGAGCGGATCGACCTCGACCGCAGCATCGACGACCGCATCAGCGGCACCCGGACGACGTTCGCGCCGCGCTACACGCCGCTGTCGTGGCGCCTGGGCAGCGTGTTCGACCTGCGCGACCACCTGCAGTTGTACGGCCAGGTCTCCACCTCCGCCAGTCCGGTCTCGAGCATGCTCACGTTGCAGACCGCCTCGGGCCGCTTCGACCTGACCGATGCACGCGCGGCCGAAGTCGGCCTGAAGGTCGAAGCCTGGGAGGCACGCCTGTCGCTGACCGCCGCCGCGTACCGCATCGAGCGCGACGGCATCCTGACCCGCGATCCGGCCAACCCGATGATCAGCGTGCAGGGCGGCCGCCAATCCTCGCAGGGCCTGGAACTGGCAGCCGACCTGCAGGCCACGCGCGGCCTGCGGCTGGAGGCCTCGACCACCTGGGGTCGTGCGCGCTTCGATGAACTGATCGAGGCCGGTGGCGCTGATCGCCGTGGCAAGCGCCCCAGTAATGTGCCCAATGGCACTGCATCGCTCGCAGCGACGTATCGCTTTGCCACCATGCCCCTCTCGCTCGGGGCCAGCGGCCACCACGTCGGCGGCTTCTACACCGACAACGCCAACACCTACTACGTGCGCGGCCGCACGACCTTCGATGCCTGGGCCGGCTACGACTGGCCTCGCGTTTCGCTTGCACTGCGCGTGCGCAACGCCGGCGACGCCCTCTACGGCGAGTATTCCGGCTACCCGGCCACCCATGTCTACCTCGGTGCGCCGCGCAGCGTCGAGATGACCCTGCGCACGCGGTTCTGA
- a CDS encoding chloramphenicol efflux MFS transporter: MSETKSPNWAYSLPSTLLLMVPFDLLASLAMDVYLPVVPQMPAALATTPTIVQLTLSAYMLILGLGQLIFGPLSDRIGRRPVVLGGAGVFALASLLLAITSSGGQFLVLRVIQALGASAALVGTFATVRDVYADRPESTTIYGLFSAILAFVPALGPILGAVVALALGWRAIFVLLGAMAVLALVRAWPRWHETRPRAASKQGPRLASILRNGAFWVYTIGFGTAMGSFFVFFSIAPRVLIDGAGWGQMAFSLAFASAALAMILTTRVIPHCVKRWGIQGCFVRGSCTLAAGAMVLAALSACTAPSFVTFVMPMWFMCVGIVLVVAVTANGALGDFADAAGTAVALYYAIQSLIVSGVGTLSVLMFNGATPWPLVAYGLVMPTVSLAGFAVLRRTSALRPRPRD; encoded by the coding sequence ATGTCCGAAACCAAATCCCCCAACTGGGCCTACTCCCTGCCATCGACATTGCTGTTGATGGTCCCCTTCGATCTGCTCGCCTCGCTGGCGATGGATGTCTATCTGCCGGTGGTGCCGCAGATGCCGGCCGCGCTGGCCACCACGCCGACGATCGTCCAACTCACGCTCAGCGCCTACATGCTGATCCTCGGCCTGGGCCAGCTCATCTTCGGCCCGCTCTCGGACCGGATCGGGCGACGCCCCGTCGTGCTGGGCGGTGCAGGGGTCTTTGCGCTGGCCTCCTTGCTGCTGGCCATCACCAGCAGTGGCGGCCAGTTCCTCGTGCTGCGCGTGATCCAGGCCCTGGGCGCCTCCGCCGCGCTCGTCGGCACGTTCGCCACAGTGCGCGACGTGTATGCCGACAGACCCGAGAGCACGACGATCTACGGGTTGTTCAGCGCGATCCTGGCGTTCGTGCCCGCGTTGGGCCCGATTCTGGGCGCAGTGGTGGCGCTGGCCTTGGGCTGGCGGGCGATCTTCGTCCTGCTCGGCGCGATGGCGGTTCTCGCACTGGTGCGCGCCTGGCCGCGCTGGCATGAAACCCGCCCCAGGGCGGCATCGAAGCAAGGCCCGCGCCTTGCATCCATCCTGCGTAACGGGGCCTTCTGGGTCTATACGATCGGCTTTGGCACCGCGATGGGCAGCTTCTTCGTGTTCTTCTCCATCGCGCCGCGGGTCCTGATCGACGGCGCAGGCTGGGGCCAGATGGCCTTCAGTCTGGCCTTCGCCTCGGCGGCACTGGCGATGATCCTCACCACGCGCGTCATCCCGCACTGCGTCAAGCGATGGGGGATCCAGGGCTGCTTTGTGCGGGGAAGCTGCACCCTGGCCGCGGGCGCGATGGTGCTGGCCGCACTGTCTGCATGCACTGCGCCCAGCTTCGTCACCTTCGTCATGCCGATGTGGTTCATGTGCGTGGGCATCGTGCTGGTCGTGGCCGTCACCGCGAATGGCGCCCTTGGCGACTTCGCGGATGCGGCCGGCACCGCCGTCGCGCTGTACTACGCCATCCAGAGCCTGATCGTCAGCGGCGTGGGGACCCTGTCGGTGCTGATGTTCAATGGCGCGACGCCCTGGCCGCTGGTGGCGTACGGCCTGGTCATGCCCACGGTCAGCCTCGCCGGCTTCGCAGTCCTGCGGCGGACATCGGCCTTGAGACCGCGTCCGAGAGACTGA